The following coding sequences lie in one Caproicibacterium argilliputei genomic window:
- the obgE gene encoding GTPase ObgE, giving the protein MFIDSAKIHVQAGSGGAGAVSFRREKYVAAGGPDGGDGGRGGSVVFLADDNLSTLSDYRYRRKFVAKNGEDGRGKRCSGKKGEDLVLRVPRGTLVKDAATGRLLADISGDEPQTVLQGGRGGWGNVHFATPTRQVPRFAKPGTPGMELDVQLELKLLADVGLVGFPNVGKSTLVSVVSEARPNIANYHFTTLTPVLGVVHLSEGRSFVMADIPGLVEGAWQGVGLGHQFLRHVERCRLLLHIVDVSGSEGRDPKEDFQIINAELRKFNPELAERPMLVAGNKCDLTDEAHVEAFRKFVEEQGYLFYPIMAPIREGVDPLLNKITEELSKLPPIRSYEPEPAPLPKPEEISRGEVRITREDGIFVVEAPWLLQVMQSVNFDDYESLQYFQRVLLETGVDARLQEAGVQDGDTVSIYDVQFDYIA; this is encoded by the coding sequence ATGTTTATAGACAGTGCGAAAATTCATGTGCAAGCAGGCAGCGGCGGTGCGGGTGCCGTTTCGTTCCGGCGGGAAAAATATGTCGCGGCGGGCGGCCCAGACGGCGGCGACGGCGGCCGCGGCGGCAGCGTCGTGTTTTTGGCGGACGATAACCTTTCTACTCTGAGCGATTACCGCTACCGCCGGAAATTTGTCGCGAAAAACGGAGAGGATGGCCGCGGGAAAAGATGTTCCGGAAAAAAAGGCGAAGACCTGGTTCTGCGCGTGCCGCGCGGCACACTGGTAAAGGATGCAGCAACCGGCCGCTTGCTGGCGGATATTTCCGGTGATGAGCCGCAGACGGTGCTGCAGGGCGGCCGCGGCGGCTGGGGCAATGTGCATTTTGCAACGCCGACGCGGCAGGTGCCGCGCTTTGCCAAACCCGGCACGCCCGGTATGGAACTGGACGTGCAACTGGAACTGAAGCTGCTGGCGGATGTTGGGTTGGTCGGGTTTCCGAATGTGGGCAAAAGCACTCTGGTCAGCGTGGTCAGCGAAGCGCGACCTAACATTGCCAATTACCACTTCACAACTCTGACACCGGTGCTCGGCGTGGTGCATCTTTCCGAAGGGCGTTCCTTTGTCATGGCAGACATTCCCGGTTTGGTAGAGGGCGCTTGGCAGGGAGTGGGGCTGGGACATCAATTCCTGCGCCATGTGGAGCGCTGCCGGCTGCTGCTGCACATTGTAGATGTTTCCGGCAGCGAGGGCCGCGACCCAAAGGAGGACTTCCAGATCATCAATGCGGAACTGCGCAAATTTAATCCGGAGCTTGCTGAGCGGCCGATGCTGGTGGCAGGCAACAAATGCGACTTGACGGACGAAGCGCACGTGGAAGCGTTCCGTAAGTTTGTGGAGGAGCAGGGATACCTTTTCTATCCCATCATGGCGCCCATCCGCGAGGGCGTGGACCCGCTGCTGAATAAAATTACGGAAGAACTCAGCAAACTGCCGCCGATTCGCAGCTATGAGCCGGAGCCTGCTCCCCTGCCGAAGCCGGAAGAAATTTCGCGCGGCGAGGTGCGGATTACGCGGGAAGACGGCATTTTTGTGGTGGAAGCTCCGTGGCTGCTGCAGGTGATGCAGTCGGTGAATTTTGACGATTACGAATCCCTTCAGTACTTTCAGCGCGTGCTGCTGGAAACCGGTGTGGACGCGCGCCTGCAGGAAGCCGGCGTGCAGGACGGCGATACCGTTTCGATTTACGATGTGCAGTTTGATTATATTGCATAA
- the rpmA gene encoding 50S ribosomal protein L27 — protein sequence MLKVNIQLFAHKKGMGSTKNGRDSESKRLGVKRADGQFVLAGNILVKQRGTHIHPGENVGIGSDDTLYAKVNGKVKFERLGADRKKVSVYAAEQ from the coding sequence ATGCTGAAAGTTAATATTCAGTTATTTGCTCATAAAAAAGGTATGGGTTCCACAAAGAACGGCCGTGATTCCGAGTCGAAGCGCCTTGGCGTGAAGCGTGCGGACGGTCAGTTCGTGCTGGCCGGCAACATCCTGGTCAAACAGCGCGGTACCCACATTCATCCCGGCGAGAACGTGGGCATCGGTTCCGATGACACGCTGTATGCAAAGGTGAACGGTAAAGTCAAATTTGAGCGCCTGGGCGCAGATCGTAAAAAAGTCAGCGTTTACGCAGCAGAACAGTAA
- a CDS encoding Mini-ribonuclease 3, translating to MERFLEKPCDPKTLSPLTLAFVGDCVFELFVREKLVCDANQPVKALHRQSVQRVCCTAQAADCAVLQPLLTQEEIDVLHRGRNAHTNHLPKNASVAAYHAATGLECLFGYLYLQGKLERLRALFQVLDSEQAQA from the coding sequence ATGGAACGTTTTTTAGAGAAGCCCTGTGACCCCAAAACGCTCAGCCCGCTGACCCTTGCCTTTGTCGGGGACTGCGTCTTTGAGCTTTTTGTGCGGGAAAAGCTGGTGTGTGATGCCAACCAGCCGGTTAAGGCGCTGCACAGGCAGTCGGTGCAGCGTGTCTGCTGTACCGCACAGGCGGCGGACTGCGCGGTTCTGCAGCCCCTGTTGACACAGGAAGAAATCGATGTGCTGCACCGCGGCCGCAACGCACATACCAACCATTTGCCCAAAAATGCATCGGTTGCGGCGTATCATGCGGCGACCGGCTTGGAGTGTTTGTTTGGCTATTTGTATCTGCAGGGAAAGCTAGAGCGCCTGCGCGCTCTGTTTCAGGTTCTGGATTCGGAGCAGGCACAAGCATGA
- a CDS encoding ribosomal-processing cysteine protease Prp, producing the protein MIQCRFLSDSTTGQCVGFAFSGHAGSREAGRNVVCAAVSSAAYLTANALTDVLHSKAEITEQDGVLHLRVPPADEPKCRPFLQALKLHIENLEEQYPKYINMSDKEV; encoded by the coding sequence CACGACAGGGCAGTGTGTCGGCTTTGCGTTTTCCGGTCATGCCGGCAGCCGTGAGGCAGGCAGAAACGTGGTGTGTGCCGCCGTTTCTTCCGCCGCTTATCTGACGGCAAATGCGCTGACAGATGTTTTGCACAGCAAAGCGGAGATTACCGAACAGGACGGGGTTCTGCACTTGCGGGTGCCGCCTGCGGACGAGCCGAAGTGCCGCCCTTTCCTGCAGGCGCTGAAACTGCACATTGAGAATTTGGAAGAACAGTATCCGAAGTATATCAACATGAGTGATAAAGAGGTGTAA